The genomic interval GCACAGATGGGAGCTGAGAATGAGGCAGGCACATTTCAAACTAGGAAAGCCAAGGACTGGTGGGTGTGATTGAAGCTGCAAATTCTACTTCGGTCTATGTGCTGATAAGAGGTCAGAGACCTCAAAGAGCTCAGTTTAGGAGGGGAAGAAAGACTtggaaacaaaagacaaaaataaacatatctaaacatatctaaaataaacaaaaataaacggtAGGATTCAAGTCAGATTTGTGCCAGCAAAGAGGGACCAGGAAGTTGTCCATGTCACAGGATAAACCTGGCCCATCTTCCTGGAGAGCTGATTTCACTTGGAGGGGGCAAAGTCTAGCCAgagtcatattttttttaaatttcatgtgtaATGCAgcaaaatgtttaatttactttaaaCATTATAGATAAGACCAAAGACTTCAAAAGTGTTTCTCATGTGAGTTGGACAGACTGAGAGGCTCTGGTGAGAAGAGgctgagaggaaggaaagagggaggccaCTAGATCTTACAGCATTTTCTTGACCAGATTAAGGTGCCTGAACTGGGTGTTGGGGTCACTAAGGAGACATGTAGGGATTTTTAAGCAAAAAGTGACAAGATCAGATTTGTATTTGAGAAAATTCATTCTCCTAGCACTCAGGTGGGTCCACTGGAGGAATTATTTTTTGTTGGTCTTAATCATAGTcccaattaaaaggcaaagaacaaACGGGTGGTGAAGGGTTTTTGCCACACATATAATACAGGGTTGAtgtctttaatttctaaaaagttcatgcattttgattaaaaaagaaaaaaaaagagctccagaatctatctagaaaaaaaaaaggcaattagcGCGAAAAATTCACTTCCGGAATATATTAAAGTATATAAACATGAAAAACGACCAGCCTCATTATATAAACGCATTGTGAAGTAATAATTTGGTCAACATTATCCATTCCATTAGTGATGATGAGGAATAATAGCCCTCAATGCTGGCAGGAATTAGGTGAGAAGGACATCTCGGTTGATGGTGTGATAGGCTTGACGTTTCAGGAGGAAACTTTGACAATATGTTCATACCATTTGACCTGATGACAATATTTCTGGGAATTCATCAGAAAGTTTATCAGGAAACTATAAAAGATGTGGACAAAGACTTGTGTATAAAGCacactatttataataggcaAAAAACTCAAGATGTCCCACAGTCTTGGGAATTATAGGAACCTTCAATATGATATTATGTAGCTATTAACAATGtttcaaattatatttacaaAAGTATCAACAATTCTGCCAGAGGCTGTCATTATTTGCTGACATTATGAGTGATTTctactttcaaaaatatacatatttttaaattttccataacGATAAGGGGTTTAACCCAAAACAAGAAATTGCAGGCCTCATGAATTGCTTTTAGGGAAGTAGCTTTGGTAGAGAGACAACTTTGGGGCCCTgaaaactgaaacacacaaaTGTATTCCTAGCCTATCTTTAATTTTCAACTcacataaataataatagaataacAACTTTCTCTCTTCTAAATCCCTATTATATGCTAAGCACTTAACATgcttaatctcatttaatccttgcaacaccACTCCAAAGAAGGTATTATTAAcaatactcccattttacagataaaagaactgaggcttggagaggtgaaTTAACGGCCCAAggctttacattttcttttagtgttttcttgaatcctctttcttttttgcccTGTCCCCTTCTGTTTAGCCCAGGTCATCAATGCATATCCTGATTTCTCAGCTGAAGACCACAAATCCACAGACCTTTTCCTCtctagaaaactttttttttttccccaaagtaaaTACATCAGGGACCTGGGGGCAGGCTTTCCTGAGAGcacttcccccttcctcctcctttaaCTTTTGCCCCTGGGGCCACAACCAACTTTCTCATTTGGTAGCAGAAGCTTGTTGGTGCCTTTTCCTCCAACATCAGAGGTCAGTATCTGGGATTACTCTCACCCCTTGAGAGAGCCAGCAGCCAGGAGGCATTTTCTCTCcccctggctccttcctccctAGTCCTAGGCCCTCTACTCTTCAAGCCCTTTAGCTCTCTTCAGCTCCCCTTTCTTGTTCTATCTGCTCccaatctttcttcctttctcctccaacTTATTCCCCTGGTCTCCATCTCTACCTCCATCACTGTATCTTGACTATCATTGCTAAAAGCAAATGCCAAATTATTGTGTTTGAAAGAAGAGGTTTTTTAGGGCAGTGGTTCCAAGGttcttctatttatatgaaaCCCATTAATGGGTACTATGCCTCACAATTCCCTTATCCTAAGTCTCTCTTGGGGATTCAGGGcccattttgttgttttatacaGACAAGATTGACCAGACTTAGGGTGGTCGGTGAGAGCGTGCTGAGGGCCGCCTGGACTGAAAGTCTGCCCTGTGGGGGGAGGTAAGGAGGAAGCTTCAGGTGCAAATGACTCTTTCCAAGTTGGAAAGAAGTGCTGGGAGGACGCTGGGAGAACAGTGTCTCAACAACCCATAGCTATCTCCTATCCGTTCATCTGTCTCCTAGGTTGAAGCTCCTGACAAACTCCAGTCCACCAGCATCTTGCTGCCCACAAAGGCTGGAGATGGCAGTCTTCCCAAACTCCTGTCTCCCTGGGTGTCTGCTCGTCTTCATTCTCCTCCAGGTGCCCGAGCTGGATTCTGGTAGGtctcccctgtctctctctctctctctctccctctctctctctctctctctctctctggcctaCAAGGTTGAAATTTCTCAGTAATTGTAAACAATCCCATTTGGTTCTCCTTAGCGACTTCCATAAGGGTCGAGATGGGCTCCCTTGGGCTGTCGTAGGAATAAGAGAAATGGTGGGAGAGTCTCCGCCCTTCGGCGGGATCCTGGTCTGTATCAGTCCTCATCTCCCACCTCCACATTCTGTCTGACCCTCCTGGTTTTTTGGCAGCTCCCTTTGACGTGATTGGACCCCCGGGGCCCATCCTGGCGGTGGTGGGTGAAGATGCCGAGTTGCCCTGTCACCTCTCCCCCAACGTGAGCGCCGAGCGCATGGAGTTGCGGTGGTTCCGAGAGAAGATCTCTCCCGCGGTGTTCGTGCGCCGGGAAGGGCGAGAGCAGCCCGGAGAGCAGATGGCCGAGTACCGGGGGAGAGTGACGCTGGTGGAGGACCGCATCGCGGAGGGGCGCGTCGCTGTGAGGATACAGGACGTCAAGGCCTCTGATGATGGGGAGTACCGATGCTTTTTCAGGCAGGACGAAAACTACGAAGAGGCCACCGTGCCTCTGAAGGTGGCTGGTGAGTAGACCGGTTTTGACTTTCTCCGGTGACTCCATGAGGGATATATTTTCCTATGGATCTGTTATTTGGAAGCCATCACATTCATTCCCCAAATCCCTTTTAGGCTGGAAGAGGTTGGCAGGCCTAGGGTAGGAGATGAGTAGGAAGGGGGTTTGAGTTGACAGTGGAAAGGGAGCAGCGGAATTACCTTTCTGGACGGAGCTTTATTTCAATGATGTCCTGCCCTTCTCTCTCAATTATAGCATAAGCATTTCCCCATGTTATTAATTAAAGAAGTGTAAGATGCAATGACTGTATAACATTCTCTTCTATTAATAGACCATAATTTGCTTGATCAAAGCCCAGAATGAACCATTTCAGTTGTGTCTATTTTTCACCATTACATTACGGCTGTGGTGAGCAAACCCAATGCATACTTTGACGCCGCTTCATGGATTAGAACCCAAAGGCCAATTTCCTAAAATCATGGAGCATGGCTGCTTGTTAAGGGTCTTGATCTACCtacaaaagtttttgtttttgtttcctttttcctctcaaGCCAAATTTCAGAGTAAAACAACAAGGAAAATGGTAAACACTCAGGAGGAAAGTATACATTGAGGTCTGACTTCCCCACTTGGCATCAAACAGACCTCTTTCTGAGCTATATTTCCTACTGTAAAACTGGAAAGCACCACCTCTCAAGCAAGGTTTtgcagaaatgaaatgaaatgagacaATATATGAGAAACTGCTTGGTCAATTCTAAAACATTATGTACTTGTAAGATATTATTACTGTGCCTCGACTGCCCTACAATGTATAATATACAACTATATTGCTTTTCATGTATGTagtcaaataaatataaagtttgaaaaataccTGGGTGAAATCTGGGTCCCTGCCTCATAACAGAGTGCCCCACGTGGCAGCATCATATATAACTCATATTTCCTTTTTAGGGAAGTAGCTTAAAGGTTGGTTATAAAGCCCTAGAGATTTGATAGCATAAACTGTCATTGTTACCTTTTCTGAGTGATAGACACCTTTGAGAATCTGCTGAGGGTGGTGGCCCTTTTCatgaaaagaatacacattttcacGTACACGCACAACTTGGTATATGGATTTCAACCAATAGTTGTGGATATGTGTTTAAGAACTCTTCTCTGAAGCTAGCTGTTTTTCTGTACTTTGTGgaattgtaagaaaataattaggctgaacagaaaggaaaaacagcTTCCTGTTGATTTACGTCAATttaattggggggtgggggtagatGAGGTTGAAATCATTCAAGAAAATTCCTGAATCAGTATCACAGGTAAGTGAAACTTAAATTGTCAACTACAATCTCAGTGCAAAGAACCTCCAATCCCCCTTCTCCTCAAGGATACTCCTTCTCTGTTTATCCTTACGTTCTCAATCCTAGCCCTTTTCCTACCCAAAGCCTTCTCATGATACTTCCAACCACAGAGCTctctcccatctctggagctcccagCCTAGACTCACTAACCCACCCCTAAGCCACTGGGCTTGCTGTTCCCGCTGACCGGACCCCTTGTCTGTCCACCAAACTCCTGCCCACAATTCCAACACTAAATCCCAACACAGCACCCCTCTCTGATAAGATGTATTCTTTTATTGATACCTCTATTTCCTTGTGTAATAAACTATGGAGATGAGTCCCCCTCATCCCCAGTTCCCTTGggtttctctttctcaaactACGTAGCCCTGTGGTTATAAGCCTCCCAGAAGGATGTCCGCTAAAGGAGTAAGTTGTCTCCTTTCTCCATAGCTCTGGGCTCTGATCCTCACATCCACATGGAAGTTCAAGAGAGTGGAGAGATCTGGCTGGAGTGTACCTCAGTGGGATGGTACCCAGAGCCCCGGGTACAGTGGCGAACTCCCAAGGGAGAGGAGTTTCCATCCGTGTCAGAGTCCAGGAACCCTGATGAAGAAGGTCTGTTCACCATGGCAGCTTCAGTGATCATCAGGGACACCTCCATGAAGAATGTGTCCTGCTGTATCCGGAACCTCCTTCTCGGCCAAGAGAAGGAAGTAGAGATTTCTATACCAGGTCAGTGAAATCAGTGCTGGGTTCCTTTTTGACACAGCTTCAGGGCCACATCACATGGGACACCTGCCCGGCTGTAACCTCATGGCAGACTTGTCTATTTTCCTCACCTTAAGCTTTCCCCCACCTAAACTCTTGCCCACCAAGTCCCACCAGCCTCACTAGAAGAGTAGAGATTCTGAAGGCATAAATTTTACCTAGATCTCATACAAATTCCAGATTTTCTATCTTGGGAGATATATCTTGGTAGAGAAGCTTTGTCTTTGGTGGGGGGGTCTTCTGGATCTAACTAAATTAGTTCTCCTGTTTCCACCCTTGCCTTGCCTTCCTCCCCATTTTATGCTAGAACTCTGTCTAAGTTTCCAGGGTCCTCAGGGAAGCAAATCTTCTCATTATTCCTTACACACTGTCTCTGGTTCAGGCAGGAACTTTTCCTTATTCTTTGGTCATTGAGTCCCATTCTGTTGCACTCAGATGTGACATTTCCCCTTCCTTATTTACTTCCCTCAACCCCTTGGCTCCCATCCTGCATTGATAGCTAAGGAGAAATTTCCATGAAAACAGGAATTGGTCCATTATATTTTTTATCTCACAGGTCCTGTCCCCAAATGACTCTTGTTCATCttcattcctctctttctctgctctctgTTACGTAAGATCAAAATTTATCTGAAAAGCTCAGAGTGGCATTGGAGGGACTATTTTGCCATGGGAGGAATGTGAGAGGTCCAGGTCATCCTCTCTTCCACCCCCTTTTGGAGTCAGGAGAGGAGCTGGACTTGCTCTGAGCTTCTCAACAAATGTCCTTCTTGGGGATTTTGTTTTAGCTCCCTTCTTCCCAAGGCTGACTCCCTGGATGGTGGCTGTGGCTGTGGTCTTGATGGTCCTAGGACTTCTCACAATTGGGTCCATATTTTTCACTTGGAGACTATACAAGGAAAGATCCAGACAGAAGAGGCATGAATTCAGCTCTAAAGGTAAGACATAGAATCCCAGTCTTCTTTTTGGGAATGCTTCCAAGTGGGGTTGGATCCAAGTCCTTTAGGATGACTGCCAATGGGAAGATAACTGA from Delphinus delphis chromosome 10, mDelDel1.2, whole genome shotgun sequence carries:
- the BTN1A1 gene encoding butyrophilin subfamily 1 member A1, translating into MAVFPNSCLPGCLLVFILLQVPELDSAPFDVIGPPGPILAVVGEDAELPCHLSPNVSAERMELRWFREKISPAVFVRREGREQPGEQMAEYRGRVTLVEDRIAEGRVAVRIQDVKASDDGEYRCFFRQDENYEEATVPLKVAALGSDPHIHMEVQESGEIWLECTSVGWYPEPRVQWRTPKGEEFPSVSESRNPDEEGLFTMAASVIIRDTSMKNVSCCIRNLLLGQEKEVEISIPAPFFPRLTPWMVAVAVVLMVLGLLTIGSIFFTWRLYKERSRQKRHEFSSKEKLLEELKWKKATLHAVDVTLDPDTAHPHLFLYEDSKSVRLEDSRQKLPEKPERFDSWPCVLGREAFTSGRHYWEVEVGDRTDWAIGVCRENVMKKGFDPMTPENGFWAVELYGNGYWALTPLRTPLPLAGPPRRVGIFLDCESGDICFYNMTDGSHIYTFSNASFSGPLRPFFCLWSCGKKPLTICPITNGLEGVTVVADPKDLSKDIPLSPTGQDSASGDTDTLHSKLIPPQPSQWVP